A window of the Dehalococcoidia bacterium genome harbors these coding sequences:
- a CDS encoding metallopeptidase TldD-related protein, with product MLEGLLEKAKRVAEQAEVFHVSQKETPVIFEANRLKLLQSRETERIILRLVKDGRVGVSSTNNLNDQDGLLQRTLEVAPYGAEARFTLPGRVEYSSVDGYDPAVEKVTIEEMVQLGQSMIDRVRREHDGLQCEARVTRAVATVSIMNSNGCAVSYIKSVCAMALEGNRVRENDMLFVGDHEVSPHPILDHRRLTDTVLQQLEYARETAPAPSGPVPVVFSHDAVAQVFEPSLAMALNGKTVLQGASPLVDKLGQKIFDQGLTLWDDPMYPDCAGSRICDDEGMPSQRIMLVDHGVPKQFLYDLQTAGLARTRSTGSADRGMGNVPSPALGVLIVEPGGTPYQDMLADIPDGLLVEGLLGAGQTNVVGGDFSGNVLLGYKIEKGRIVGRVKNTVVAGNMYQVLKQGLALSRERKWVGGALLTPAFCCQGVSVSTKG from the coding sequence GTGCTGGAAGGTCTCCTGGAGAAGGCGAAAAGGGTCGCGGAGCAGGCCGAAGTGTTCCACGTCTCCCAGAAGGAGACGCCGGTCATCTTCGAGGCCAACCGGCTGAAGCTGCTGCAGAGCCGCGAGACGGAGAGGATCATTCTGCGCCTGGTCAAGGACGGGCGCGTTGGCGTCTCTTCCACCAACAACCTCAATGACCAGGATGGGCTGCTCCAACGCACCTTGGAGGTGGCGCCCTACGGCGCGGAGGCCAGGTTCACTCTCCCCGGCCGAGTGGAATACTCCTCTGTGGATGGCTACGACCCCGCCGTGGAGAAGGTAACTATCGAGGAGATGGTGCAACTGGGCCAGTCTATGATTGACCGGGTGCGCCGCGAGCACGACGGCCTCCAGTGCGAGGCGCGCGTGACGCGGGCCGTGGCCACGGTAAGCATCATGAACAGCAACGGATGCGCCGTCAGCTACATCAAGAGCGTCTGCGCCATGGCCTTGGAAGGCAACCGCGTGCGCGAGAACGACATGCTCTTCGTCGGCGACCACGAGGTCTCGCCGCACCCCATTCTCGACCACCGGAGGCTTACGGACACAGTCCTCCAGCAACTGGAGTACGCCCGCGAGACGGCCCCCGCGCCGTCAGGGCCCGTGCCCGTCGTCTTCTCGCATGATGCCGTCGCACAGGTCTTCGAGCCTTCCCTGGCGATGGCCCTCAACGGCAAGACGGTGCTCCAGGGAGCCTCGCCCCTGGTGGACAAGCTCGGCCAGAAGATATTCGACCAGGGCCTGACCCTGTGGGACGACCCCATGTACCCGGACTGCGCGGGAAGCCGCATCTGCGACGACGAGGGCATGCCCAGCCAGCGCATCATGCTGGTGGACCACGGCGTCCCCAAGCAGTTCCTGTATGACTTGCAGACGGCGGGGCTGGCGCGCACCCGCAGCACGGGGAGCGCTGATCGTGGGATGGGCAACGTGCCATCCCCCGCGCTCGGCGTCCTCATCGTCGAACCGGGCGGCACGCCCTACCAGGACATGCTCGCGGACATCCCCGACGGCCTGCTGGTGGAAGGACTCCTGGGCGCCGGCCAGACCAACGTGGTCGGCGGCGATTTCAGCGGCAATGTTCTGCTCGGCTATAAAATAGAGAAGGGCCGGATCGTTGGGCGCGTGAAGAATACCGTGGTCGCGGGAAACATGTACCAGGTCTTGAAACAGGGCCTGGCGCTCTCTCGGGAGCGCAAGTGGGTGGGAGGCGCCCTCCTGACGCCGGCTTTCTGCTGTCAGGGCGTCTCGGTCTCCACGAAGGGCTAG
- a CDS encoding TldD/PmbA family protein: MAELRDRIEAALKGHRADYIEVRVEEAEGSRIIYRGRDLEDIGRTTTLGGCVRAMVKGGWGFVSFNTPTGLRDKVALAVRQARLASSEAIQLAPVEPIVDIVPPFIGKVNPLDVPLPRKKALLDEYNEIVWSTPGVTTSIMGYSDSQRRIAFATSEGAYIEQHKVDVSFRLSAMARADSDVQQAAISIGSNGDFTVVQGIQAQVKEVAERAVALLKAPYAKGGEHTVVLDPILAGVFTHEAFGHLSESDFLYEHEEMKKIMALGRKFGPPMLNIVDGAAVPGLRGSFKYDDEGAPSTKTYLIKEGYLVGRLHSRETAGKMKESATGNARALDFRFPPIVRMTNTYIEQGKVSFNDMISDIKLGVYARNWYGGMTSMEQFTFSAGEAYMIRNGKVAEMLRPVMLSGNVFATLEHVEAVGNDLHMNQGGGCGKGGQIPLPVSDGSPHIRIGNLLVGGK, from the coding sequence ATGGCGGAGCTACGCGACCGTATTGAGGCCGCGCTCAAGGGACACCGCGCCGATTACATCGAGGTGCGGGTTGAAGAGGCGGAGGGTTCCCGGATAATCTACCGAGGCCGGGACCTGGAGGACATTGGCCGGACTACCACCCTTGGCGGGTGCGTCCGCGCCATGGTCAAAGGCGGCTGGGGGTTCGTCAGCTTCAATACACCCACCGGCTTGCGCGACAAGGTGGCGCTGGCCGTGCGCCAGGCCCGCCTCGCCAGCTCGGAGGCCATCCAGCTCGCCCCCGTGGAGCCTATCGTGGACATCGTGCCGCCTTTCATCGGCAAGGTGAACCCGCTGGATGTTCCCCTGCCCCGCAAGAAAGCGCTGCTGGACGAGTACAACGAGATCGTCTGGAGCACTCCAGGCGTCACTACCTCCATCATGGGCTACTCCGACAGCCAGCGTCGGATTGCCTTTGCGACGTCCGAAGGCGCCTACATCGAGCAGCACAAGGTTGACGTCTCGTTCCGCCTGTCCGCGATGGCCCGCGCCGACAGCGACGTTCAGCAAGCGGCCATCAGCATCGGGTCCAACGGCGACTTCACGGTCGTCCAGGGCATCCAGGCGCAGGTGAAGGAAGTCGCCGAGAGGGCCGTGGCCCTGCTGAAGGCCCCCTACGCAAAGGGCGGCGAACACACCGTGGTTCTTGACCCCATCCTGGCGGGCGTTTTCACCCACGAGGCCTTCGGCCACCTCTCCGAGTCCGACTTCCTGTATGAACACGAGGAGATGAAGAAGATCATGGCGCTGGGCCGGAAGTTCGGCCCGCCCATGCTGAACATCGTGGACGGCGCGGCGGTGCCCGGCCTGCGCGGCAGCTTCAAGTACGACGATGAAGGCGCGCCCTCCACCAAGACGTACCTCATCAAGGAGGGCTATCTTGTAGGCCGCTTGCATTCGCGGGAAACGGCGGGCAAGATGAAGGAGAGCGCCACGGGCAACGCGCGGGCGCTGGACTTCCGGTTCCCGCCCATCGTCCGCATGACGAACACCTACATCGAGCAGGGGAAAGTCAGCTTCAACGACATGATTTCGGACATCAAGCTGGGCGTGTACGCGCGCAACTGGTACGGCGGCATGACCAGCATGGAGCAGTTCACCTTCTCGGCGGGCGAGGCGTACATGATTCGCAACGGCAAAGTCGCCGAGATGCTGCGCCCGGTCATGCTCTCCGGCAACGTCTTCGCCACCCTTGAGCACGTTGAGGCGGTGGGCAACGACCTGCACATGAACCAGGGAGGCGGTTGCGGCAAGGGCGGCCAGATACCGCTCCCCGTCTCCGACGGCAGCCCGCACATCCGCATCGGCAACCTTCTGGTGGGAGGCAAGTGA